The Sciurus carolinensis chromosome 18, mSciCar1.2, whole genome shotgun sequence genome contains a region encoding:
- the Emp2 gene encoding epithelial membrane protein 2 translates to MLVLLAFIIIFHITSAALLFVATIDNAWWVGEDFSADVWRVCTNSTNCTDISERFEGYSTLQAVQATMILSTILCCIAFLIFLLQLFRLKQGERFVLTSIIQLMSCLCVMIAAAIYTDRRQDLHHSNPEFYSLTSEGRYGYAFILAWVAFAFTFVSGLMYLILRKRK, encoded by the exons ATGTTGGTGCTCCTTGCCTTCATCATCATCTTCCACATCACCTCCGCGGCCCTGCTGTTCGTCGCCACCATCGACAAC gcctggtgggtgggagaagaCTTCTCTGCAGACGTCTGGAGGGTGTGCACCAACAGCACCAACTGCACGGACATCAGCGAGCGATTTGAAG GCTACTCGACGCTGCAGGCGGTGCAGGCCACCATGATCCTGTCCACCATCCTCTGCTGCATCGCCTTCCTCATCTTCCTGCTGCAGCTCTTCCGCCTGAAGCAGGGAGAGAGGTTCGTGCTGACCTCCATCATCCAGCTCATGTCCT GTCTATGTGTGATGATCGCGGCTGCCATTTACACAGACCGGCGCCAGGACCTTCACCACAGCAACCCAGAGTTCTATTCCCTGACGTCGGAGGGCAGGTACGGCTACGCCTTCATCCTGGCCTGGGTGGCCTTCGCCTTCACCTTCGTCAGTGGCCTCATGTACCTGATACTGAGGAAGCGCAAGTAG